The following proteins come from a genomic window of Streptomyces sp. NBC_01716:
- a CDS encoding oxidoreductase encodes MSTTAPNASPAPRGHDPLAALGSLPGVPDAVDSVRKAVDRVYGHRVMRRRSNEVTSEAALRAARGSAALSGADWALEEVRRRSDFGAAADALTVGAALRLTAEAGQLLSIWRQSPVRVLARLHLVAAGGAGASTGVDTAPAMSVAGVAGETVGRPRLAGEPVVETPGPESPKPLIEAPFPPADEVAGRLDGLAELVIAGSSAPALVMAAVVHGELLALRPFGSYNGLVARAAERIVLVGSGLDPKSICPSEVGHAELGRAAYVAAFDGYLSGTPDGMAAWIGHCGHAVELGVRESTAVCEALQRGAA; translated from the coding sequence ATGAGTACGACAGCCCCGAACGCTTCGCCCGCTCCGCGAGGGCATGACCCACTCGCGGCTCTGGGCTCCCTGCCGGGCGTCCCCGACGCGGTGGATTCGGTACGGAAGGCGGTCGACCGCGTCTACGGGCACCGCGTGATGAGACGGCGCAGCAACGAGGTCACCTCGGAGGCCGCGCTGCGTGCCGCGCGCGGGTCGGCGGCGCTCTCGGGCGCGGACTGGGCGCTGGAAGAGGTGCGCAGGCGCAGCGACTTCGGCGCGGCGGCCGACGCGTTGACGGTGGGGGCCGCGCTGCGGCTGACGGCGGAGGCGGGCCAACTGCTCTCGATCTGGCGGCAGTCACCCGTGCGAGTGCTGGCCAGGCTGCATCTGGTGGCGGCCGGTGGCGCGGGTGCGAGTACGGGAGTGGATACGGCTCCGGCCATGAGTGTTGCCGGTGTCGCGGGTGAGACGGTCGGGCGGCCGAGGCTGGCGGGCGAACCTGTCGTCGAGACGCCGGGGCCCGAGAGCCCCAAGCCGCTGATCGAGGCGCCGTTTCCCCCCGCCGACGAGGTCGCCGGACGGCTGGACGGGCTCGCCGAGTTGGTGATCGCCGGGAGTTCGGCGCCCGCGCTCGTCATGGCCGCGGTCGTGCACGGCGAACTGCTGGCGCTGCGTCCCTTCGGCTCGTACAACGGCCTGGTGGCGCGGGCCGCCGAGCGGATCGTGCTGGTCGGCAGCGGGCTCGACCCCAAGTCGATCTGCCCGTCCGAGGTCGGGCACGCCGAACTGGGACGCGCCGCTTATGTGGCGGCCTTCGACGGCTATCTGTCGGGAACACCGGACGGGATGGCGGCCTGGATCGGACACTGCGGGCACGCGGTTGAACTGGGTGTCAGGGAGTCCACGGCCGTGTGCGAGGCGCTTCAGCGCGGCGCGGCCTGA
- a CDS encoding ATP-binding protein, which yields MKIAFVGKGGSGKTTLASLFIRHLTANEAPVIAVDADINQHLGAALGLDEAQTAALPAMGAHLPLIKEYLRGTNQRITSADSMIKTTPPGEGSRLLRVRESNPVYDACARTVRLDDGDVQLMATGPFTESDLGVACYHSKVGAVELCLNHLLDGPDEYVVVDMTAGSDSFASGLFTRFDMTFLVVEPTRKGVSVYRQYKEYARDFGIALNVVGNKVQAQDDVDFLQDEVGDDLLVTLGHSDWVRSMEKGRPAPFELLEAENRVALQMLEDAAEDSYAYRDWERYTRQMVHFHLKNAESWGNAKTGADLAAQVDPAFVLREETAVPQPS from the coding sequence ATGAAGATCGCTTTCGTGGGAAAGGGCGGCAGCGGCAAGACGACGCTGGCCTCGCTCTTCATCCGCCATCTGACCGCCAACGAGGCCCCCGTCATCGCGGTGGACGCCGACATCAACCAGCATCTCGGGGCCGCGCTCGGTCTCGACGAGGCCCAGACCGCCGCGCTGCCGGCGATGGGCGCGCATCTGCCGCTCATCAAGGAGTATCTGCGGGGCACCAACCAGCGGATCACCTCCGCCGACTCGATGATCAAGACGACACCCCCCGGCGAGGGCTCGCGGCTTCTGCGGGTCCGCGAGTCCAACCCGGTGTACGACGCCTGCGCCCGCACCGTCCGGCTGGACGACGGCGACGTCCAGCTGATGGCGACGGGGCCCTTCACCGAATCCGATCTGGGCGTGGCCTGCTACCACTCCAAGGTCGGCGCGGTCGAGCTCTGCCTGAACCACCTCCTCGACGGCCCGGACGAATACGTCGTCGTCGACATGACGGCGGGCTCGGACTCGTTCGCGTCCGGGTTGTTCACCCGGTTCGACATGACGTTCCTGGTGGTCGAACCGACGCGTAAGGGCGTGTCCGTCTACCGCCAGTACAAGGAGTACGCACGGGACTTCGGCATCGCGCTGAACGTCGTCGGCAACAAGGTCCAGGCCCAGGACGACGTGGACTTCCTCCAGGACGAGGTGGGCGACGACCTGCTCGTCACCCTCGGGCACTCGGACTGGGTGCGGTCCATGGAGAAGGGCCGCCCCGCCCCGTTCGAGCTGCTGGAGGCGGAGAACCGCGTGGCGCTCCAGATGCTGGAGGACGCGGCGGAGGACTCGTACGCCTACCGCGACTGGGAGCGCTACACGCGGCAGATGGTGCACTTCCACCTGAAGAACGCGGAGAGCTGGGGCAATGCCAAGACGGGCGCGGACCTGGCCGCACAGGTCGACCCGGCGTTCGTGCTCCGCGAGGAGACAGCGGTCCCGCAGCCGAGCTGA